A single region of the Demequina sp. genome encodes:
- a CDS encoding DUF4870 domain-containing protein has protein sequence MGDADQRRGRGGAILSGGMLGLVAVLVIWLIYRERSALVDFHGKQQVNAGITLVLAGLVAGIGTVITFFIGGFVFIPALIAYGIYLLVISILAAVAANRGEYYRIPLIIRFIK, from the coding sequence GTGGGCGATGCTGATCAACGTCGCGGCCGTGGCGGCGCGATCCTGTCTGGCGGGATGCTCGGCCTTGTCGCCGTGCTCGTCATCTGGCTCATCTACCGCGAGCGCAGCGCGCTCGTCGACTTCCACGGCAAGCAGCAGGTGAACGCGGGGATCACGCTGGTCCTCGCCGGGCTCGTCGCCGGAATCGGCACGGTCATCACGTTCTTCATCGGGGGCTTCGTCTTCATCCCCGCGCTGATCGCCTACGGGATCTACCTATTGGTCATCTCGATTCTCGCGGCCGTCGCGGCGAATCGCGGCGAGTACTACCGGATACCCCTCATCATCAGGTTCATCAAGTAG
- a CDS encoding DUF4870 domain-containing protein, with protein MSETPPPPAAAPQPALSDSDARLYATLGSAGNILFPLIAPLIVWLIFRERSTFVDSEGKEALNWGITLVIGYIISSILFVIIIGMVLWVIVFILALVFGIQAAMKNNKGESYRYPFTFRFVK; from the coding sequence ATGAGCGAAACGCCTCCCCCGCCCGCTGCCGCCCCGCAGCCTGCCCTGTCCGACTCGGACGCGCGGCTCTACGCCACGCTCGGCAGCGCCGGCAACATCCTCTTTCCGCTGATCGCGCCGCTGATTGTGTGGCTGATCTTCAGGGAGCGCAGCACCTTCGTCGACTCCGAGGGCAAGGAGGCCCTCAACTGGGGCATCACCTTGGTGATCGGCTACATCATCTCGTCGATCCTGTTTGTCATCATCATCGGCATGGTGCTGTGGGTCATCGTGTTCATCCTGGCCCTTGTCTTCGGCATCCAGGCCGCGATGAAGAACAACAAGGGCGAGAGCTACCGCTACCCCTTCACGTTCCGCTTCGTCAAGTAA
- a CDS encoding DUF4870 domain-containing protein, translated as MSYSPLDGPDTSLAGFAHLGAVIGPVIPWLVWRVRREEDPFVAREAAKATNAGMAFLVAFAAGTLIWMFVPFVGFVGRMLQVAVIVVALVLCVNAFRRVRRGVPTSYPVQIRVLSLED; from the coding sequence ATGAGCTACTCGCCGCTCGACGGTCCCGACACCTCGCTCGCCGGTTTCGCGCACCTTGGGGCGGTGATCGGGCCCGTGATTCCTTGGCTCGTGTGGCGCGTCCGGCGAGAGGAGGACCCCTTCGTCGCGCGCGAAGCTGCGAAGGCGACCAACGCGGGCATGGCGTTCCTCGTCGCGTTCGCTGCGGGCACGCTCATCTGGATGTTCGTGCCGTTCGTCGGCTTCGTGGGCCGCATGCTCCAGGTGGCCGTGATCGTGGTGGCCCTGGTCCTGTGCGTCAACGCATTCCGCCGAGTGCGGCGCGGCGTGCCCACGTCCTACCCGGTGCAGATCCGCGTGCTCTCGCTCGAGGATTGA
- the hrcA gene encoding heat-inducible transcriptional repressor HrcA produces MSDDRRQAVLRAIVEGYVATSEPVGSMALAARTGLSVSPATIRNDMAALEDEGLIAQPHTSAGRIPTDKGYRAFVDHLAATSLPEPQRRAIASFLSDAADLNDVVERSVRLLSQLTRHVAVVQYPSLREAAVRRVELVRIGLDRALVVVVSADARVEQQTIVLDDTPSDDMFERIGRELNEQSIGVRPAALAESLDAWVARSPQVPWARKVADAVVGAARGGTVERVVFAGTSHLAGGGFEPDAMGAVLDTLEEQVVLLRLLHEMAADSGDVAVRIGAETHADSLRGASLVASVYGPGSQSLVGALGPTRMDYPGTIAAVRAVARYLSRAVEAD; encoded by the coding sequence ATGAGCGATGACCGTCGCCAGGCCGTGCTGCGCGCGATCGTCGAGGGCTACGTCGCCACCTCGGAGCCGGTTGGCTCGATGGCGCTTGCGGCCCGCACCGGCCTGTCCGTGTCGCCGGCAACAATTCGCAACGACATGGCCGCGCTTGAGGACGAGGGTCTCATCGCCCAGCCGCACACCTCGGCCGGTCGCATCCCCACGGACAAGGGCTACCGAGCCTTCGTAGACCACCTTGCGGCAACCTCGTTGCCCGAGCCACAGCGTCGGGCCATTGCAAGCTTTCTCTCAGACGCCGCCGACCTCAACGACGTCGTTGAGCGGTCCGTGCGGTTGCTCAGCCAGCTCACGCGACACGTTGCCGTTGTCCAGTACCCGTCGCTGCGCGAGGCGGCCGTGCGCCGTGTGGAGCTGGTGCGCATAGGGCTCGATCGTGCGCTCGTGGTGGTGGTGTCCGCCGATGCCCGCGTGGAGCAGCAGACGATCGTCCTCGACGACACCCCGAGCGACGACATGTTCGAACGCATCGGCCGCGAACTCAACGAGCAGTCGATCGGCGTGCGGCCGGCAGCGCTCGCCGAGTCGCTCGACGCCTGGGTTGCGCGCTCGCCGCAGGTGCCGTGGGCCCGCAAGGTGGCCGACGCTGTTGTGGGGGCCGCGCGTGGCGGCACCGTGGAGCGGGTGGTCTTCGCGGGCACGTCCCATCTCGCGGGCGGAGGCTTCGAGCCCGACGCCATGGGCGCCGTGCTCGACACGCTTGAGGAGCAGGTGGTGCTGCTGCGGCTGCTGCACGAGATGGCCGCAGACTCCGGCGACGTGGCCGTACGGATCGGCGCTGAGACGCATGCAGACTCGTTGCGCGGCGCGTCCCTCGTGGCGAGCGTCTACGGACCAGGCTCGCAGTCTCTCGTTGGAGCGCTCGGGCCCACCCGCATGGACTATCCAGGGACGATCGCGGCGGTTCGCGCCGTGGCCCGCTACCTGTCAAGGGCCGTCGAGGCCGACTAG